One window from the genome of Candidatus Chlorohelix allophototropha encodes:
- a CDS encoding acyclic terpene utilization AtuA family protein: MKTVKIGGGQGFYGDTPLPALEMARKVDNLNYIGFDCLSELTLSILQKDKKRDPQRGYTLDLLALMPRLLPIAFEKGIKIITNGGGANPQAARELILGIARKLGIKGLKVALVTGDDILTRLPELLDNGYRLESLDNGKALADSGIPLERIASANAYLGANLVADALAQGADVVITGRVTDSALFLGPLIHEFDWKADDWNSLASGIVVGHLLECAGQVVGGNYAGGWEAIEGLEHIGYPVAEVNENGTFVITKTPGTGGLVSWDTVREQLLYEVLDPNHYLTPDVDADFTSVKLEQVGENRVKVSGIRGRPRPETLKVCLGYEDGWMGEAQICYSWPKALAKARRADQILRQILLANGLNYEEIRSDFIGYNALHGSLSSEEGVDALNEVVYRIAVRAKEEKDAERIFRELVPLGLNGPPTATGNFLRARPRELLALWTTLLPRQEIEQGAKIEISES; encoded by the coding sequence ATGAAAACGGTCAAAATTGGTGGAGGGCAAGGTTTTTACGGGGACACACCGCTCCCGGCGCTGGAAATGGCGCGTAAGGTGGACAACCTCAACTATATCGGTTTTGATTGCCTGAGCGAGCTAACACTATCCATCCTGCAAAAAGACAAGAAACGTGATCCTCAACGCGGCTATACTCTGGATTTATTGGCTTTAATGCCGCGCCTTTTGCCGATAGCCTTTGAAAAAGGCATCAAAATAATAACCAATGGCGGGGGAGCAAACCCACAGGCAGCGCGAGAATTAATACTTGGAATTGCCCGTAAGTTGGGTATCAAAGGCTTAAAAGTTGCGCTGGTAACAGGCGATGATATTTTAACGCGCTTACCGGAGTTATTGGATAACGGCTATCGTTTGGAAAGCCTTGATAATGGGAAAGCTCTTGCCGATAGCGGCATACCACTTGAACGCATTGCCAGCGCAAACGCCTATCTCGGCGCTAATCTGGTTGCCGACGCGCTAGCGCAGGGCGCTGATGTAGTGATTACCGGGCGCGTAACCGATAGCGCTCTTTTCTTGGGTCCCCTTATCCACGAATTTGATTGGAAAGCAGATGATTGGAACTCGCTTGCTTCAGGTATTGTGGTAGGACATTTGCTGGAATGTGCCGGACAGGTGGTAGGTGGCAACTATGCGGGCGGTTGGGAAGCAATAGAAGGATTGGAACACATTGGCTATCCGGTGGCAGAAGTCAATGAGAACGGCACTTTTGTTATAACCAAAACACCCGGAACAGGCGGGCTGGTTTCATGGGATACGGTACGCGAGCAATTACTTTATGAAGTGCTTGATCCTAATCACTACCTAACGCCGGATGTAGATGCCGATTTCACCTCAGTTAAGCTAGAGCAAGTAGGCGAAAACCGGGTAAAGGTATCAGGAATCAGGGGCAGACCTCGCCCAGAAACGCTTAAAGTATGTCTCGGCTACGAGGATGGTTGGATGGGAGAAGCCCAGATATGCTATAGCTGGCCCAAAGCCCTTGCCAAAGCCCGCCGCGCCGACCAAATTTTGCGCCAAATTTTGTTAGCCAATGGGTTGAATTATGAAGAAATACGCAGCGACTTTATCGGCTACAACGCGCTGCATGGTTCACTTTCTTCAGAAGAGGGCGTAGATGCGCTTAACGAAGTGGTTTACCGAATCGCGGTACGGGCTAAGGAAGAAAAGGATGCGGAAAGAATTTTCCGAGAGCTTGTGCCGCTTGGCTTGAATGGACCACCCACCGCAACCGGGAATTTCTTGCGTGCGCGTCCACGCGAACTGTTGGCGCTTTGGACAACTTTATTGCCTCGCCAAGAAATTGAGCAAGGCGCTAAAATTGAAATAAGCGAGTCTTGA
- a CDS encoding S9 family peptidase, with product MIITDAVGLADIALDGADIYWLEGRPKEGGRVVLVRPDASGAGIDLTPAPFNIRTRVHEYGGGALLINNGVIYFSNFADQRLYRQVEGGAPEALTPAIALRYADAVYDQHRNRLITVREDHTAGGHEPVNTIVSLSLSGENGGEVLVSGKDFYACPRLSPDSTKLAWLEWSHPNMPWDGCELRLASVLPDGTLGEAELVAGGLRESIYQPTWSPDGLLYFVSDRTGWWNLYRITDGQVESLYPMEAEFGQPMWVFGTQTYGFTLDGNIVCAFTQNGFWNLGILDLQSKVLSRINQPYNYIGNLKVSGNRVVMIAGGSNKTMAVVEYDLSSGEMRVHKLASTLEVDSGYISTPQAIEFPTNGGLDAYALYYPPANKDYLAPEGDLPPLVVRSHGGPTSASPALLSLSFAYWTSRGFGILDVNYGGSTGYGREYRERLNGNWGIVDVDDCVNGALHLAKQGLADENRLAIQGGSAGGYTTLCALTFRDTFKAGASYFGVSDLEALARDTHKFESRYLDNLVGAYPERLDLYRARSPIYHTEGLRCPIILFQGLEDKVVPPNQAEMMFEAVKQKGIPVAYIPFEGEQHGFRRADNIKRALEAEFYFYSKVFGFEAADQIEPFEIANL from the coding sequence ATGATTATTACCGATGCGGTTGGATTGGCTGATATTGCTCTAGATGGCGCAGATATTTACTGGCTAGAGGGTCGCCCAAAAGAAGGGGGGCGGGTTGTATTGGTTAGACCTGATGCTTCGGGTGCTGGAATTGATTTAACGCCAGCCCCTTTTAACATACGCACTCGTGTACATGAGTACGGTGGCGGGGCGTTGCTGATAAATAATGGGGTTATCTACTTCTCGAACTTTGCCGACCAACGTTTGTACCGTCAGGTTGAAGGGGGCGCACCGGAAGCGCTTACCCCTGCGATTGCTTTGCGCTATGCCGATGCGGTATATGATCAACACCGCAACCGCTTGATTACTGTTCGCGAAGACCATACAGCGGGCGGGCATGAACCTGTCAATACCATTGTGAGTCTGAGCTTGAGCGGTGAGAATGGTGGTGAGGTTTTGGTATCAGGTAAAGATTTTTATGCTTGTCCGCGTCTTAGCCCGGATAGTACAAAACTGGCATGGTTAGAGTGGAGTCACCCCAACATGCCGTGGGACGGTTGCGAACTAAGACTAGCATCGGTATTGCCGGATGGTACGCTAGGCGAGGCTGAACTCGTGGCAGGCGGTTTGCGAGAGTCCATTTACCAACCGACATGGTCGCCCGATGGTTTGTTGTATTTTGTGTCAGACCGCACCGGGTGGTGGAATCTCTACCGGATAACTGATGGGCAAGTTGAGTCACTATATCCGATGGAAGCTGAGTTCGGACAGCCTATGTGGGTGTTCGGAACACAAACCTATGGTTTTACTCTCGATGGGAACATAGTCTGCGCCTTTACCCAGAACGGTTTCTGGAATCTGGGTATTCTCGATCTCCAGAGCAAAGTTCTTTCGCGTATTAACCAGCCCTACAACTATATCGGTAATCTTAAAGTAAGTGGCAATCGGGTGGTGATGATTGCGGGCGGTTCAAACAAAACGATGGCTGTAGTTGAGTATGACCTTTCCAGTGGCGAAATGCGGGTACACAAACTCGCCTCCACCCTTGAAGTAGATTCCGGTTATATTTCAACCCCGCAAGCGATTGAATTTCCCACTAACGGTGGGCTTGATGCTTACGCCCTTTACTACCCACCTGCTAACAAGGATTATCTCGCCCCTGAAGGCGATCTTCCACCCTTGGTGGTGCGAAGTCACGGAGGACCTACCTCTGCCTCGCCTGCGTTGCTTTCGCTTAGCTTTGCATATTGGACTAGCCGAGGATTTGGGATTTTGGACGTGAACTACGGGGGCAGCACGGGCTATGGGCGCGAATATCGTGAACGGCTCAACGGTAACTGGGGGATTGTGGATGTAGATGATTGCGTAAATGGGGCATTGCATCTGGCAAAACAAGGGTTGGCGGATGAAAATCGGCTCGCTATTCAAGGTGGGAGCGCAGGTGGTTATACTACGCTCTGCGCCCTGACCTTCCGAGATACCTTTAAGGCGGGGGCGAGCTACTTTGGGGTTAGCGACTTGGAGGCGCTTGCTCGCGACACCCATAAATTTGAATCGCGCTATCTGGATAATCTGGTTGGTGCTTATCCGGAGCGGCTGGATTTGTACCGCGCTCGTTCTCCGATATATCACACCGAAGGGTTGCGCTGTCCGATAATTCTGTTCCAAGGTCTTGAGGATAAGGTAGTGCCACCTAACCAAGCCGAGATGATGTTTGAGGCGGTTAAGCAGAAGGGCATTCCGGTTGCTTACATCCCGTTTGAAGGTGAGCAGCATGGTTTTAGGCGGGCTGATAATATAAAGCGCGCTCTGGAAGCTGAGTTTTATTTCTATTCAAAAGTCTTTGGTTTTGAAGCGGCAGACCAGATTGAGCCGTTTGAAATCGCCAATCTATAG
- a CDS encoding cation-translocating P-type ATPase, whose product MELLVENKKDGSQLSLLPVNEIYKAFNTSPQGLTQAEAQVRLEKFGRNTLSEGHKTPLILKFLANFTHLMALLLWAGGIVGFLANAPQLGIAIWTVNLINGVFSFWQEYKAEKATEALKRMLPNYARVIRDGSESKILAEELVPGDLLMLEEGDNISADARIIDESDLRVDQSTLTGESRQVRKTKEAALHTELGVADIANLIFAGTGVASGRATAVVTATGMQTEFGKIAHLTLNVTDQLSPLQRELGRVTKIVTMLATGIGSLFFVLAIFLAKVDLATSFIFAMGMIVAFVPEGMLPTVTLALALGVQRMAKRNALVKRLSAVETLGCTTVICTDKTGTLTQNEMTVTHLWLPGHMYEFTGTGYAPQGHIVENAQKINTPVAGDLHLALRIASLCNDARILPPDGDSEKWRELGDPTEASLEVAALKGWVDLKAEATENPRIRELPFDSYRKRMSTINRQGNAQVAYVKGAPKEVLELCNFIQQEESVSAISESQRLEVMQVNDRLAREGLRVLALAYRILPDNTMDFTAEQVEHDLIFLGLVAMRDQPRTGVGEAIARCHKAGIRVVMITGDYELTAASIAKQLGIVTGEDFKVITGLMLDRMSDAALKDILKNAQVIFARVTPAHKLKIVTTFQELGHIVAVTGDGVNDAPALKKAHIGVAMGQAGTDVAKEAADMVLTDDNFASIVNAVEEGRAIYSNIRKFAMYVFNSNMAEAVPFVAMLFSRGAIPLPLTVMQVLAIDLGTDMVPAIGLGTEPPEAGVMELPPRSQKEPLLNPKLLARALLWYGLIESIASMSAYFFLNWRFGWPGVPLAAEGTEIYRLATTMTLAGVVATQVGAVFVCRTERNSVFKIGFFKNRLVLIGIVVELGLLVSLVYLPFMQGLFNTAPLDIIDWLFVFAWTPVIFFADEARKLWWRWRNRQQINHITGGV is encoded by the coding sequence ATGGAGCTTCTTGTTGAAAACAAGAAGGATGGCTCTCAATTATCCCTCCTTCCTGTTAACGAGATTTACAAGGCATTTAATACCTCCCCGCAGGGCTTAACACAGGCTGAAGCGCAAGTTCGACTGGAGAAATTCGGGCGCAACACGCTCAGCGAAGGACACAAAACTCCCCTTATCTTGAAATTTCTGGCAAATTTTACCCACCTGATGGCGCTTTTACTGTGGGCTGGTGGTATTGTCGGTTTTCTGGCAAATGCTCCTCAACTTGGAATTGCTATTTGGACGGTCAACCTAATTAACGGGGTCTTTAGTTTCTGGCAGGAATACAAGGCGGAGAAGGCTACTGAAGCCCTCAAACGGATGTTGCCCAATTATGCCAGAGTGATACGAGATGGCAGTGAAAGCAAGATTTTGGCGGAGGAACTCGTTCCGGGCGACCTGCTTATGCTGGAAGAGGGCGATAATATTTCCGCCGATGCTCGTATCATTGACGAATCTGATCTTCGGGTTGACCAATCCACCCTGACGGGAGAGTCGCGCCAGGTTCGTAAAACCAAAGAAGCCGCGTTGCATACTGAATTGGGAGTCGCCGATATTGCGAATCTGATTTTCGCCGGAACGGGTGTGGCTTCTGGTAGGGCTACTGCGGTTGTAACCGCAACGGGGATGCAAACCGAATTTGGTAAAATCGCGCATCTTACACTTAATGTAACCGATCAACTAAGCCCATTACAGCGCGAACTCGGACGAGTGACCAAAATCGTTACAATGCTTGCCACCGGGATAGGCTCGCTCTTTTTTGTGCTGGCAATATTTCTGGCTAAAGTCGATCTTGCCACTAGTTTTATCTTCGCAATGGGCATGATTGTAGCCTTTGTACCGGAAGGGATGTTGCCTACCGTCACTTTGGCGCTGGCGTTGGGTGTCCAGCGTATGGCAAAACGCAATGCGCTTGTAAAAAGGCTTTCGGCGGTAGAAACGCTGGGTTGTACCACTGTAATCTGCACCGATAAAACCGGCACGCTGACCCAGAACGAGATGACGGTTACACATTTATGGTTGCCGGGACACATGTATGAGTTCACCGGAACCGGCTATGCTCCGCAAGGTCATATTGTTGAGAATGCTCAAAAGATAAATACTCCTGTCGCCGGAGATTTGCATCTGGCTCTGCGAATTGCCAGCCTGTGCAATGATGCGCGAATATTGCCGCCCGATGGGGATTCAGAAAAATGGCGCGAACTGGGCGACCCCACCGAAGCCTCTCTGGAAGTAGCGGCACTAAAGGGATGGGTTGATTTGAAAGCCGAAGCTACCGAGAACCCACGTATTCGCGAGTTGCCTTTCGACTCGTACCGCAAGCGCATGAGTACTATCAATCGGCAGGGTAATGCGCAGGTGGCGTATGTTAAAGGCGCACCTAAAGAAGTGCTGGAATTATGCAACTTTATCCAGCAGGAAGAAAGCGTGTCGGCAATAAGTGAGAGCCAACGTCTTGAAGTGATGCAGGTAAACGATAGATTAGCGCGTGAAGGCTTGCGGGTACTGGCGCTGGCTTATCGCATTCTACCGGATAACACGATGGATTTTACGGCGGAACAGGTTGAACATGACCTGATTTTTCTCGGTTTGGTGGCAATGCGTGACCAACCAAGAACGGGAGTCGGCGAGGCAATTGCCCGCTGCCATAAAGCCGGTATTCGGGTTGTAATGATAACCGGGGATTATGAATTGACTGCTGCCAGCATTGCCAAGCAACTCGGTATAGTTACTGGTGAGGATTTCAAAGTAATTACCGGCTTGATGCTTGATAGAATGAGTGATGCTGCCCTGAAAGATATTTTAAAGAATGCGCAGGTAATTTTTGCCCGTGTTACGCCTGCACATAAACTCAAAATTGTCACCACTTTCCAAGAATTGGGGCATATCGTCGCGGTTACCGGCGACGGCGTAAACGATGCGCCCGCTCTTAAAAAAGCCCATATCGGGGTAGCGATGGGGCAAGCCGGAACGGACGTGGCAAAAGAAGCCGCTGATATGGTACTGACAGACGACAATTTCGCCTCGATTGTAAATGCGGTGGAAGAGGGTCGCGCTATTTATAGCAATATCCGTAAGTTCGCTATGTATGTATTCAATAGCAATATGGCAGAAGCTGTTCCCTTTGTAGCTATGCTTTTTTCGAGAGGGGCAATACCCTTGCCGCTAACCGTAATGCAAGTGCTGGCGATTGACCTTGGCACTGATATGGTTCCGGCGATTGGCTTGGGCACAGAACCTCCCGAAGCGGGGGTTATGGAATTGCCACCCCGTTCCCAGAAAGAGCCATTGCTCAATCCTAAGTTGCTGGCACGGGCGTTATTGTGGTACGGGCTAATCGAATCGATAGCCTCTATGTCGGCATATTTCTTCCTGAACTGGCGGTTTGGTTGGCCCGGTGTTCCGCTGGCAGCCGAAGGAACCGAGATATACCGCCTTGCTACAACTATGACTCTAGCGGGGGTCGTTGCTACACAGGTAGGAGCGGTTTTTGTTTGTCGTACCGAACGCAACTCTGTTTTCAAAATCGGTTTCTTCAAGAATCGGCTGGTACTCATAGGAATAGTCGTTGAACTGGGTTTGCTGGTTTCACTGGTATATTTGCCTTTTATGCAGGGGCTATTCAATACTGCCCCGCTGGATATTATTGATTGGCTTTTTGTATTTGCTTGGACTCCGGTTATATTTTTCGCGGATGAAGCGCGCAAATTATGGTGGCGTTGGCGCAATAGACAACAAATTAATCATATTACAGGTGGCGTATGA